A genomic window from Flavobacterium johnsoniae includes:
- a CDS encoding acyloxyacyl hydrolase, translating into MIKNIFFCTVFFLTTLCINAQNSNFRIGVNYGFGSEFNNKDYTFTNNFYKAQVYYSFKESRNFKYEILIQPEINFGKHQLLNLYFVKPETPNFEEKRIKYMKLKEVREYVMNIGFVVRKPFAKSYSIYLLGSVGPMITDTETERMSSGFAFADVLALGFTADYNQFRFDIRPSLRHVSNAGLGSTNAGYNTKNIEFGVSYQL; encoded by the coding sequence ATGATAAAAAATATATTTTTCTGTACTGTCTTTTTCTTAACGACATTATGTATTAATGCTCAGAATAGTAATTTTAGAATAGGAGTGAATTATGGTTTCGGAAGTGAATTCAATAATAAGGATTATACTTTTACTAATAATTTTTACAAAGCACAAGTTTATTATAGTTTTAAAGAATCTCGAAATTTTAAATATGAAATTTTAATTCAGCCTGAAATTAATTTTGGAAAACATCAATTGTTGAATTTGTACTTTGTAAAACCAGAAACACCCAATTTTGAAGAGAAAAGAATTAAATATATGAAGTTAAAAGAGGTGCGAGAATATGTGATGAATATTGGTTTTGTCGTTAGAAAGCCATTTGCAAAATCATATTCAATTTATCTTCTCGGAAGTGTTGGACCAATGATTACAGATACAGAAACTGAACGTATGTCTAGTGGCTTTGCTTTTGCAGATGTTTTAGCTTTAGGTTTCACTGCTGATTACAATCAATTTCGATTTGATATTCGTCCAAGTTTAAGACATGTTTCTAATGCAGGTTTAGGAAGTACAAACGCTGGGTATAATACAAAGAATATAGAATTTGGAGTATCATATCAATTATAA
- the mdh gene encoding malate dehydrogenase, translated as MKVTIVGAGNVGATCADVISYRGIASEVVLLDIKEGFAEGKALDITQCATNTGFNTKVSGVTNDYSKTAGSDVVVITSGIPRKPGMTREELIGINAGIVKGVAENVLKYSPNTIIVVVSNPMDTMTYLALKATGLPKNRIIGMGGALDSSRFRTYLSLALDKPANDISAMVIGGHGDTTMIPLTRLASYNGIPVSQFLSEEVLQKVAADTMVGGATLTGLLGTSAWYAPGASVAYLVDSILNDQKKMIACSVFVEGEYGQDDICIGVPCIIGKNGVEEIVDIKLNDQEKALFAKSADAVRSMNDALKTILV; from the coding sequence ATGAAAGTTACCATTGTAGGAGCAGGAAATGTTGGAGCTACATGTGCAGATGTTATTTCTTATAGAGGAATTGCAAGCGAAGTAGTATTGTTGGATATTAAAGAAGGTTTTGCCGAGGGTAAAGCGTTGGATATTACACAATGTGCTACAAATACAGGTTTTAATACTAAAGTATCTGGCGTTACCAATGATTATTCTAAAACTGCTGGAAGTGATGTTGTTGTAATAACATCTGGAATTCCAAGAAAACCAGGAATGACAAGAGAGGAATTAATAGGTATAAATGCGGGAATCGTAAAAGGTGTTGCTGAAAATGTACTGAAATATTCTCCAAATACAATAATTGTTGTAGTTTCGAATCCGATGGATACGATGACGTATTTGGCTTTAAAAGCCACTGGTTTGCCAAAAAACAGAATTATAGGTATGGGTGGAGCTTTAGATAGTTCGCGTTTTAGAACTTATCTTTCTCTGGCTTTAGATAAACCTGCAAATGATATTTCGGCAATGGTAATTGGAGGTCATGGTGATACAACTATGATTCCGTTAACACGTTTGGCATCTTATAATGGAATTCCGGTTTCTCAATTTCTTTCAGAAGAAGTATTGCAGAAAGTAGCAGCAGATACTATGGTAGGTGGAGCTACGCTTACAGGATTGCTTGGGACTTCTGCTTGGTATGCGCCTGGAGCTTCTGTAGCTTATTTGGTTGATAGTATTTTGAATGATCAAAAGAAAATGATTGCATGTTCTGTCTTTGTAGAAGGAGAATATGGTCAAGACGATATATGTATAGGTGTGCCTTGTATAATTGGTAAAAACGGCGTTGAAGAAATTGTAGATATTAAATTAAATGATCAGGAAAAAGCATTATTTGCGAAAAGTGCAGATGCAGTTCGCAGTATGAATGATGCTTTAAAAACGATTTTAGTATAA
- the lgt gene encoding prolipoprotein diacylglyceryl transferase, translating into MTHALNLIWNPSEGIDLGFFMIRYYSLMFVIAFGLGWFLMKKIFERENESLEKLDSLFVWTVLATLIGARLGHVFFYDWDYFKDHLLEIILPVKFEPEFHFTGFQGLASHGAAIAIIVAMYYYSKKILKKPMLWILDRVVIPVASGAIFVRIGNFMNSEIVGNETTSSFGIRFLHDKFDKYQIVGKTGITDPKEAYNAVVTDPKFANLLAEVPVKHPTQLYEAFCYIFVFGILYFLYWKTNARLKTGLLFGMFLVLLFVVRFIVEFVKSKQGGLEDTLGYFSTGQWLSIPFIIIGLFFIIRAQRNPLAES; encoded by the coding sequence ATGACACATGCCCTAAATTTAATATGGAATCCTTCTGAAGGAATCGATCTAGGATTTTTTATGATTCGCTATTACAGCTTAATGTTTGTAATTGCCTTTGGATTAGGATGGTTTCTAATGAAAAAGATTTTCGAAAGAGAAAACGAATCACTTGAAAAGCTGGATTCTCTATTTGTTTGGACAGTTCTTGCTACTTTGATTGGGGCGCGTTTAGGACATGTTTTCTTTTATGATTGGGATTATTTTAAAGACCATTTATTAGAAATTATTCTACCTGTTAAATTTGAGCCAGAATTTCATTTTACTGGATTTCAAGGTCTAGCAAGTCACGGTGCGGCAATCGCGATTATAGTTGCCATGTATTATTACAGCAAAAAAATCTTAAAAAAACCCATGCTATGGATACTAGACCGTGTTGTAATTCCTGTAGCAAGTGGCGCTATATTTGTTCGTATTGGTAATTTCATGAATTCGGAAATTGTTGGAAACGAAACTACATCTTCTTTTGGAATTCGTTTTTTACACGATAAATTTGACAAATATCAAATCGTAGGCAAAACAGGAATTACCGATCCTAAAGAAGCCTACAATGCAGTTGTAACTGATCCAAAATTTGCTAATTTATTAGCAGAAGTACCTGTAAAACATCCAACTCAATTATACGAGGCTTTTTGCTACATTTTTGTATTTGGAATTTTATACTTTTTGTATTGGAAAACAAATGCGAGACTTAAAACAGGATTATTATTTGGAATGTTTTTAGTTCTTCTATTTGTTGTTCGTTTTATTGTAGAATTTGTTAAATCAAAACAAGGAGGACTAGAAGATACATTAGGTTATTTCTCTACAGGACAATGGTTAAGCATTCCTTTTATTATAATCGGGCTTTTCTTCATCATTAGAGCACAAAGAAATCCTCTTGCAGAATCTTAA
- the asnB gene encoding asparagine synthase B — translation MSGLLAVIGKGKAPQLVKELSERMSHRGPDESDIHIMENGSVLCHESLSIIDLNSGKQPIQGTNKAWMIHDGEIYNYQELKDTVLKHHTFRTNSDSEVIVHLYEEFGYDFCNKLDGDFAFVVIDGDKYIAGRDPIGVKPLYYGLDERGRIYFSSEMKSIADQCKSFSTFPPGHYYTAKTGFVKYYHPEYEDHKKATQALDLEVIRESLVESTRKRLLAEVPLGVVLSGGLDTSLISAVTSRLLKEKGEKLHSFSIGLNADSPDNIAARKAAEFLGTEHHEVHFSVEEGVKILEKVIYHIETYDIISVRSGVPMYLLSKEIANQGIKVVLSGEGADEVFGGHLYFRNAPSEEEFQDETIERVQKLFTADLLRADKTTMAHGLEVRFPFLDTDFLDTTIRIKTEEKQPKTYDGIEKYILRKAFDIAEDQYLPSEILWRQKEQFSDGVGYNWVDELIEYCASQVTDEQLAGANIEFPYNSPTTKEAYLYRSIFHKYYPQVSAAQTVRKWIPKWQENLDPSGRANAAHLNGNFENVKSGVVV, via the coding sequence ATGTCTGGATTATTAGCCGTAATTGGTAAAGGAAAAGCCCCACAACTTGTTAAAGAACTTTCTGAAAGAATGTCGCATCGCGGCCCTGACGAAAGTGATATTCATATTATGGAAAACGGAAGTGTGCTTTGTCATGAAAGTTTATCTATTATTGATCTTAATTCGGGAAAACAGCCAATTCAAGGAACCAATAAAGCTTGGATGATTCACGATGGCGAAATCTATAATTATCAGGAACTTAAAGATACGGTTTTAAAGCATCATACTTTTAGAACAAATTCAGATTCTGAGGTGATTGTACATCTTTATGAAGAATTTGGATATGATTTCTGTAATAAACTAGATGGCGATTTTGCATTCGTTGTTATCGATGGAGATAAATATATTGCAGGTCGCGATCCGATTGGAGTGAAGCCTTTATATTATGGTTTAGATGAAAGGGGAAGAATTTATTTTTCATCAGAAATGAAATCTATTGCAGATCAGTGTAAATCATTCTCAACTTTTCCTCCTGGACATTATTATACTGCAAAAACTGGTTTTGTAAAGTATTATCATCCAGAATATGAGGATCATAAAAAGGCGACTCAAGCATTAGATTTAGAAGTTATTCGCGAAAGCTTAGTAGAATCAACTCGCAAGCGTTTATTGGCAGAAGTGCCTTTAGGAGTGGTATTGTCAGGAGGTTTGGATACTTCTTTGATTTCTGCTGTAACTTCAAGATTGTTAAAAGAAAAAGGAGAAAAACTGCATTCGTTTTCTATCGGATTAAATGCTGATTCGCCAGATAATATTGCAGCTAGAAAAGCGGCAGAATTTTTAGGAACTGAACATCATGAAGTTCATTTTTCTGTAGAAGAAGGAGTTAAGATTTTAGAAAAAGTAATTTATCATATAGAAACATACGATATTATTTCTGTAAGATCTGGAGTTCCGATGTATTTGCTTTCGAAAGAAATTGCAAATCAAGGAATAAAAGTAGTCTTGTCGGGCGAAGGAGCAGATGAGGTTTTTGGAGGTCATTTGTATTTTAGAAATGCCCCTTCAGAAGAAGAATTTCAAGACGAAACAATAGAAAGAGTTCAGAAGTTGTTTACCGCAGATTTACTTCGTGCCGATAAAACAACAATGGCGCACGGTTTAGAAGTGAGATTTCCGTTTTTAGATACAGATTTTTTAGATACAACTATTCGAATTAAAACAGAAGAAAAACAGCCGAAAACTTACGACGGAATTGAAAAATACATTTTAAGAAAAGCCTTTGATATTGCTGAAGATCAATATTTGCCTTCAGAAATTTTATGGCGTCAAAAAGAACAGTTTTCAGACGGAGTTGGTTATAATTGGGTAGATGAATTAATTGAATATTGTGCTTCACAAGTTACAGACGAACAATTGGCTGGCGCAAACATAGAATTTCCATATAATTCGCCAACAACAAAAGAAGCCTATTTATATCGATCAATTTTCCATAAATATTATCCGCAAGTCAGCGCTGCGCAAACCGTTCGAAAGTGGATTCCGAAATGGCAAGAAAACCTAGATCCAAGCGGAAGAGCAAATGCAGCTCATTTAAATGGAAATTTTGAAAACGTAAAATCGGGAGTTGTTGTTTAA
- the asnB gene encoding asparagine synthase B: MCGIVCAFDLKQKAEALRPQVLEMSKIIRHRGPDWSGIYSNDKAILSHERLAIVDPASGKQPLFTEDKKLVLAANGEIYNHRDLRKQFEGKYNFQTESDCEVILALYKEKGESFVDELNGIFGFAIYDVDKDEYFVARDHMGIIPLYIGWDQHGTFYVASELKALEGYCTKIELFPPGHYLSSKDGEFVQWYKRDWTEYDAVKDNETSIPEIKKALEAAVHRQLMSDVPYGVLLSGGLDSSITSAVAKKFAQKRIESDDTTDAWYPQLHSFSVGLEGSPDLAAARKVADHIGTIHHEIKFTIQEGLDAVRDVIYNLETYDVTTVRASTPMWLMARVIKSMGIKMVLSGEGADELFGGYLYFHKAPNAREFHEENVRKLGKLHMYDCLRANKSLAAWGIEGRVPFLDKEFMDVAMRINPQDKMINKEHPMEKWVVRKAFEDMLPESVAWRQKEQFSDGVGYSWIDTLKEVVAREVSDEQLANARFKFPLQTPTSKEEYYYRSIFSEHFPSDAAALCVPQEASVACSTKIALEWDEAFKNMNDPSGRAVASVHDDAYVKA; encoded by the coding sequence ATGTGTGGAATTGTATGTGCCTTTGATCTCAAACAAAAAGCCGAAGCGTTAAGACCTCAAGTATTAGAAATGTCTAAAATCATTCGTCACCGCGGACCAGACTGGAGCGGAATTTACAGCAATGATAAAGCAATTCTTTCTCATGAGCGTTTGGCAATTGTAGATCCAGCTTCAGGAAAACAACCGTTATTTACAGAAGATAAAAAATTGGTTTTGGCTGCAAATGGTGAAATTTACAACCACAGAGATTTGCGTAAACAATTTGAAGGAAAATATAACTTTCAGACTGAAAGTGACTGCGAAGTTATTTTAGCATTATATAAAGAAAAAGGAGAAAGTTTTGTTGACGAATTAAACGGAATTTTCGGATTTGCGATTTATGACGTTGATAAAGATGAGTATTTTGTAGCTCGTGACCATATGGGGATTATTCCGTTGTACATTGGATGGGATCAGCACGGAACTTTTTATGTAGCTTCTGAATTGAAAGCTTTAGAAGGATATTGTACAAAAATCGAATTATTCCCTCCAGGACATTATTTATCAAGTAAAGACGGAGAATTTGTACAATGGTACAAAAGAGACTGGACAGAATATGATGCAGTAAAAGACAACGAAACTAGCATTCCAGAAATCAAAAAAGCATTGGAAGCTGCGGTTCACAGACAATTAATGAGTGACGTTCCTTACGGAGTTTTACTTTCAGGAGGTTTAGATTCTTCTATTACTTCGGCTGTAGCCAAAAAATTCGCTCAAAAAAGAATCGAATCAGATGATACAACAGATGCTTGGTATCCGCAATTGCACTCTTTCTCAGTTGGTTTAGAAGGTTCTCCGGATTTAGCCGCGGCAAGAAAAGTGGCAGATCATATCGGAACAATTCACCACGAAATCAAATTTACGATTCAAGAAGGTTTAGATGCTGTTCGTGATGTAATTTACAACTTAGAAACTTATGATGTAACTACTGTAAGAGCTTCAACTCCAATGTGGTTAATGGCGAGAGTTATCAAATCTATGGGGATTAAAATGGTTCTTTCAGGAGAAGGAGCAGATGAGTTATTTGGAGGATATTTATATTTCCACAAAGCGCCAAACGCTAGAGAATTCCACGAAGAAAACGTTCGTAAATTAGGAAAACTGCATATGTACGACTGTTTACGTGCAAATAAAAGTTTAGCGGCGTGGGGAATTGAAGGTCGTGTTCCTTTTTTAGATAAAGAATTTATGGATGTTGCAATGCGCATCAACCCGCAAGATAAAATGATCAACAAAGAACACCCGATGGAAAAATGGGTTGTTCGTAAAGCTTTTGAAGATATGCTTCCAGAAAGTGTTGCTTGGAGACAAAAAGAGCAATTTTCTGATGGAGTAGGATATAGCTGGATTGATACTTTGAAAGAAGTGGTAGCAAGAGAAGTTTCAGACGAGCAATTGGCAAATGCAAGATTTAAATTTCCATTGCAAACCCCAACTTCAAAAGAAGAATATTACTATCGTTCTATCTTCTCTGAGCACTTCCCAAGTGATGCTGCGGCATTATGTGTTCCTCAGGAAGCAAGTGTAGCTTGTAGTACAAAAATTGCTTTGGAGTGGGATGAAGCTTTCAAAAACATGAACGATCCATCAGGAAGAGCAGTTGCAAGTGTTCACGATGATGCTTACGTTAAAGCGTAA
- the secDF gene encoding protein translocase subunit SecDF, translated as MQNKGLIKFFAILFALVSIYQLSFTFVANGVKSEAKAFAGDNPDKELKYLDSIGKEKVLNLGFTDFTYNEVKNKQLNKGLDLEGGINVILQISIKDVLKGLANNSKNPVFNKSLADASANLEGNKTYLSKFFEAFEANSKGSVKLASPDIFANRSLQGEGGVDFQMSDAQVQKVIKRKVDESVESAFKVLRERIDKFGVTQPNIQKLGETGRILVELPGAKDVDRIKKLLGGKAQLEFWETYKVEEIGNFLVAANEALKKTEVSKVETKTVAKDSLNALLTDTKDSADVKKGNNPLFDKIVGQGGGPVLGYFATKDTATINGYLKRPDIRVLLAADQHYAKFVWSKPTTIKDQKAKDLASAKDLEVVELYALKGNRDNNPAMSGGVVTDAKDTFDQMGKPAVSMQMNSQGAKVWEELTGRAFAQKSYIAIVLDDIVYSAPGVTSGPIAGGRSEITGSFDVAETKDLANVLNAGKLPASADIIQSTVVGPSLGQAAIDAGTISSVLGFLLVCVWMVFYYGKAGWYANLALLLNLLFLFGIMASFGFVLTLPGIAGIVLTLGTAVDANIIIYERAKEELREGKSLSEAVQASYGWHGAMRSIIDANVTHVLTGAILFIFGTGPIKGFALTLLIGIVTSLFTSIFIARIFIDRNIAGKADLTFSTNITKNWFTNFHFDFIKVKKFTYIFSSIVTVVSLVSIFFVNGLDEGVDFVGGRTFQVKFEKAVDATAVSDELSAAFGTPVEAKILGDDDQLKITTKYKIKEDGVAIDEEVNQKLYAALQKYFPNTSYDKFINSFDGKKVGVLQASKVGASISEDIKTNSYWAVLGAMAVIFLYLMVSFRKWQYSLGAIAAVAHDVIFVLGVYSLCYKFMPFHMEMDQHFIAAILTVIGYSMNDTVIVFDRVREFIIGNRKGSFEDIVNASINTTLSRTLNTSLMMIIVLLTMFIFGGESIRGFIFAMLIGIIVGTYSSLFIATPVLVDTISNDEKHTIEDKHNKV; from the coding sequence ATGCAGAATAAAGGACTTATTAAATTTTTCGCAATTCTATTTGCATTGGTAAGTATTTACCAACTATCATTCACTTTTGTGGCAAATGGTGTCAAAAGTGAAGCTAAAGCTTTTGCAGGAGACAATCCTGATAAAGAGCTGAAATATTTAGATTCTATTGGTAAAGAAAAAGTATTAAATCTTGGTTTTACTGATTTCACTTATAACGAAGTGAAAAACAAACAGCTTAATAAAGGTCTTGACTTAGAAGGAGGAATCAACGTTATTCTTCAAATTTCTATTAAAGATGTATTAAAAGGTTTGGCTAATAATTCTAAAAATCCAGTTTTTAATAAATCATTAGCTGATGCATCTGCAAATTTAGAAGGAAACAAAACATATTTAAGTAAGTTTTTTGAAGCTTTTGAAGCAAATTCAAAAGGTTCTGTAAAATTGGCTTCGCCAGATATTTTTGCTAACAGAAGTCTTCAAGGAGAAGGTGGAGTTGACTTTCAAATGTCTGATGCACAAGTTCAAAAAGTAATCAAAAGAAAAGTTGATGAGTCTGTAGAAAGTGCTTTTAAAGTATTAAGAGAGCGTATCGACAAATTTGGTGTTACTCAACCAAACATTCAAAAATTAGGAGAAACAGGAAGAATCTTAGTTGAGCTTCCAGGTGCTAAGGATGTTGATAGAATTAAAAAATTATTAGGTGGAAAAGCTCAATTAGAGTTTTGGGAAACTTATAAAGTTGAAGAAATTGGAAACTTCTTAGTTGCTGCTAACGAAGCTTTAAAGAAAACTGAGGTTTCTAAAGTAGAAACAAAAACTGTTGCTAAAGATTCATTGAATGCTTTGTTAACAGATACTAAAGATTCTGCTGATGTTAAAAAAGGAAACAATCCTTTATTTGATAAAATCGTAGGTCAAGGTGGAGGACCAGTTCTAGGTTATTTCGCTACAAAAGATACTGCTACTATTAATGGTTATTTAAAAAGACCAGATATTAGAGTTTTATTAGCTGCTGATCAACACTATGCTAAATTTGTTTGGAGTAAACCAACTACTATTAAAGATCAAAAAGCGAAAGATTTAGCATCTGCAAAAGATTTAGAAGTTGTTGAATTATATGCTTTAAAAGGAAACAGAGACAATAACCCAGCAATGAGCGGTGGTGTTGTAACTGATGCAAAAGATACTTTTGACCAAATGGGTAAACCTGCTGTTTCTATGCAAATGAACAGCCAAGGTGCTAAAGTTTGGGAAGAACTTACAGGTAGAGCATTTGCTCAAAAAAGCTATATTGCTATTGTTTTAGATGATATCGTATATTCTGCTCCAGGTGTAACAAGTGGTCCTATTGCTGGAGGAAGATCTGAAATTACAGGTTCTTTTGATGTTGCTGAAACTAAAGATTTAGCTAACGTATTAAACGCAGGTAAATTACCAGCTTCTGCAGATATTATTCAATCAACTGTTGTTGGTCCATCTTTAGGACAAGCTGCTATTGATGCAGGTACAATTTCTTCTGTTTTAGGATTCTTATTAGTTTGTGTTTGGATGGTATTCTATTATGGTAAAGCTGGTTGGTATGCAAACCTTGCTTTATTATTAAACTTACTATTCTTATTCGGAATTATGGCAAGTTTTGGTTTTGTATTAACATTACCAGGTATTGCAGGTATCGTATTAACATTAGGTACTGCGGTAGATGCGAACATTATTATCTACGAAAGAGCAAAAGAAGAATTGCGTGAAGGAAAATCTCTTTCTGAAGCAGTTCAAGCTTCTTACGGATGGCATGGTGCAATGCGTTCTATTATTGATGCGAACGTTACTCACGTTTTAACTGGAGCTATCTTGTTTATTTTTGGAACAGGACCAATTAAAGGTTTCGCGTTAACATTATTAATTGGTATCGTAACTTCATTGTTTACTTCTATCTTTATTGCTAGAATTTTCATCGACAGAAATATTGCTGGAAAAGCAGATTTGACTTTCTCAACAAACATTACTAAAAACTGGTTTACAAACTTCCACTTTGATTTCATTAAAGTTAAAAAATTCACTTATATCTTCTCTTCTATTGTAACAGTAGTAAGTTTAGTTTCTATCTTCTTCGTTAACGGATTAGATGAAGGTGTTGATTTTGTAGGAGGTAGAACTTTCCAAGTGAAATTCGAAAAAGCTGTAGATGCTACTGCAGTTTCTGATGAATTATCTGCTGCTTTCGGTACTCCAGTTGAAGCTAAAATTTTAGGTGATGATGATCAATTGAAAATCACTACTAAATATAAAATTAAAGAAGATGGTGTGGCTATCGATGAGGAAGTGAACCAAAAATTATACGCTGCATTACAGAAATATTTCCCAAATACTTCTTACGATAAATTCATCAACTCATTTGATGGTAAAAAAGTAGGTGTATTACAAGCTTCTAAAGTTGGTGCTTCTATCTCTGAAGATATTAAAACTAACTCATACTGGGCTGTACTTGGTGCGATGGCAGTTATTTTCTTATACTTAATGGTATCTTTCCGTAAATGGCAATATTCATTAGGTGCGATTGCAGCTGTTGCTCACGACGTAATCTTTGTATTAGGAGTTTATTCATTATGCTACAAATTCATGCCATTCCACATGGAAATGGATCAGCACTTTATCGCTGCAATCTTGACTGTAATTGGTTATTCTATGAACGATACGGTAATTGTATTTGACAGGGTAAGAGAATTTATCATCGGAAACCGTAAAGGAAGTTTCGAAGATATCGTAAATGCTTCTATTAATACAACATTATCAAGAACATTGAATACTTCATTAATGATGATTATCGTATTATTAACGATGTTTATCTTTGGTGGAGAGTCAATTAGAGGATTTATCTTTGCAATGTTAATCGGTATTATTGTTGGTACTTACTCTTCATTATTTATCGCGACTCCAGTATTGGTTGACACGATTTCGAATGATGAGAAACATACAATCGAAGACAAACATAACAAAGTGTAA
- the gyrB gene encoding DNA topoisomerase (ATP-hydrolyzing) subunit B, translated as MSEEIKKNNYSADSIQALEGMEHVRMRPSMYIGDVGVRGLHHLVYEVVDNSIDEAMGGHCDTISVAINEDGSITVEDNGRGIPVDLHKKEGVSALEVVMTKIGAGGKFDKDSYKVSGGLHGVGVSVVNALSVHMKSTVFREGKIYEQEYERGKSLYPVKQIGETEKRGTRQTFYPDDTIFTQTTEFSYDTLSARMRELSFLNKGITITFTDKREVDEKGEFRSEVFHSDEGLKEYIRYLDGNREPIVSHVISMDNDKGEIPVEVALIYNTSYTENIFSYVNNINTHEGGTHLQGFRSGLTRTLKKYADASGLLDKLKFEIAGDDFREGLTAIISVKVSEPQFEGQTKTKLGNREVVSPVSQAVGEMLENYLEENPNDAKLIIQKVILAAQARHAAKKAREMVQRKTVMGGGGLPGKLSDCSEQDPARCEVYLVEGDSAGGTAKQGRDRNFQAILPLRGKILNVEKAMHHKVFENEEIRNIFTALGVTVGTAEDSKALNLEKLRYHKVIIMCDADVDGSHISTLILTFFFRFMKELIEEGHVYIAAPPLYLVKKGNKKEYAWNDVQRDQANERMGGSANIQRYKGLGEMNAEQLWETTMDPNFRTLRQVTIDSLAEADRVFSMLMGDEVPPRREFIEKNAVYANIDA; from the coding sequence ATGAGCGAAGAAATCAAGAAGAACAATTATTCAGCAGATAGTATTCAGGCATTAGAAGGGATGGAGCACGTAAGAATGCGTCCATCGATGTATATTGGTGATGTAGGGGTTCGAGGACTGCACCATCTGGTTTACGAGGTTGTTGATAACTCTATTGATGAGGCGATGGGAGGACATTGTGATACAATTAGTGTTGCAATAAACGAAGATGGTTCTATTACAGTTGAAGATAACGGTCGTGGTATTCCAGTTGATTTACATAAAAAAGAAGGAGTTTCTGCACTTGAGGTTGTAATGACTAAAATTGGTGCTGGAGGTAAATTTGATAAAGATTCGTATAAAGTTTCTGGAGGACTTCACGGTGTTGGGGTTTCTGTAGTAAATGCGCTTTCGGTTCACATGAAGTCTACTGTTTTTAGAGAAGGAAAAATCTACGAACAAGAATACGAAAGAGGAAAATCATTATATCCAGTTAAACAAATTGGAGAAACAGAAAAAAGAGGTACTCGTCAGACTTTTTATCCTGATGATACTATTTTTACTCAAACTACTGAGTTTTCATACGATACGCTTTCAGCTCGTATGCGTGAGCTTTCTTTCTTAAATAAAGGAATTACAATCACGTTTACAGATAAGAGAGAAGTTGATGAAAAAGGCGAATTCAGAAGTGAAGTATTTCATTCTGATGAAGGTCTTAAAGAATACATTCGTTATTTAGATGGTAATCGTGAGCCTATTGTTTCTCATGTTATCAGTATGGATAATGATAAAGGTGAAATTCCAGTTGAGGTTGCCTTGATTTATAATACAAGTTATACAGAGAATATTTTTTCTTACGTAAATAATATCAATACTCACGAAGGAGGAACGCATTTACAAGGTTTTAGAAGTGGTTTAACAAGAACACTTAAAAAATATGCTGATGCTTCAGGTTTATTGGATAAACTAAAATTCGAAATTGCTGGAGATGATTTCCGTGAAGGATTAACTGCTATTATTTCGGTAAAAGTTTCTGAACCTCAATTCGAAGGACAAACTAAAACTAAATTAGGAAATAGAGAAGTAGTTTCTCCGGTTTCTCAGGCAGTTGGTGAAATGTTAGAAAATTATTTGGAAGAAAATCCAAATGATGCAAAACTGATTATCCAAAAAGTAATCTTAGCAGCTCAGGCACGTCACGCAGCGAAAAAAGCGCGTGAAATGGTACAGCGTAAAACCGTTATGGGCGGTGGCGGATTGCCAGGAAAATTATCTGACTGTTCAGAACAAGATCCTGCAAGATGTGAGGTTTACCTTGTCGAGGGAGATTCGGCTGGTGGAACGGCAAAACAAGGACGTGATCGTAACTTTCAAGCGATTCTGCCATTACGTGGTAAAATCCTGAACGTTGAAAAAGCGATGCATCATAAAGTATTCGAAAACGAGGAGATTAGAAATATTTTTACAGCTCTTGGAGTTACAGTAGGAACTGCGGAAGATAGTAAAGCATTAAATCTAGAAAAGCTAAGATATCATAAAGTAATCATCATGTGTGATGCCGATGTCGATGGTAGCCACATTTCTACCTTAATATTAACGTTCTTCTTCCGTTTTATGAAAGAACTAATTGAAGAAGGTCACGTATATATTGCAGCGCCACCTTTATACTTAGTTAAAAAAGGAAACAAAAAAGAATATGCTTGGAATGATGTTCAACGCGATCAAGCTAACGAAAGAATGGGGGGAAGTGCTAATATTCAACGTTATAAAGGTCTTGGAGAGATGAACGCGGAGCAATTGTGGGAAACAACAATGGATCCAAATTTCAGAACACTACGTCAGGTAACTATTGATAGTTTAGCCGAAGCAGACAGAGTTTTCTCTATGTTAATGGGTGATGAAGTACCGCCACGTAGAGAGTTTATCGAGAAAAATGCAGTTTATGCAAATATCGACGCATAA